CACCAGGGCCTGCCCCTGGGCCACGACGTAGCCGCGCTCCTGGATGGTGCCCAGGATCGAGGCGTAGGTCGACGGACGGCCGATGCCGTTCTCTTCGAGCGCCTTCACCAGCGACGCTTCGGTGTAGCGCGCCGGCGGCTTGGTCTCGTGGCCGACCGGCTCGAGCTCGGTGCAGGTCGGCGCGTCACCGACCTTCAGCGGCGGCAAGGGATTGTCGCGATCCTCGAGCGCCGCATCCGGGTCGTCGGAGCCTTCGACATACGCGCGGAGGAAGCCGGGGAAGTCGGTGCGAATGCCGCTCGCCTTGAACCGTGCCTCGCCGACGACGATCTCGGCGGTCGTGCTGGTCTTCTTGGCGTCCTTCATCTGCGAGGCGACGGTGCGCTTCCAGATGAGGGAGTAGAGCGCGAGTTCTTCGCCGCCCAAGCGCGTCTCTTCCGGCGTGCGGAAGGAGGAGCCGGCGGGGCGGATCGCCTCGTGCGCTTCCTGCGCGTTGGCCACCTTGTTGGCATAGACGCGCGGGGCGGGCGGGAGGTACTCGTCGCCGTAGAGGCGCGTCACGTTGGCGCGCGCGGCCTGGATCGCCTGATCCGACAGTGCCGTCGAGTCGGTTCGCATGTAGGTGATGTAGCCGTTCTCGTACAGCTTCTGCGCCACCTGCATCGTCCGCCGCGCGCCGAAGCGCAGCTTGCGGTTGGCTTCCTGCTGCAGCGTCGACGTCGTGAACGGTGCATACGGGCGCAACGTGCGCGGCGTCTCCTCGACCGACTCGACGCGCCACGGCGCATCCTTGAGCCGGGCCACCAGCGCGCCGGCCTGCGCCTCGTCGAGCAGAAGGACGTCCTTCCCCTCGGCAATCCGGCCGGTCTGTTCGTCGAAGTCCTTGCCGGTCGCGAGGCGCTTGCCGTTCAGCGAGACGAGGCCCGCCTCGAACTCGGCGCTCTTGTGCGCCAGCGTCGCGGTGAGGTCCCAGTACGAGCCGGTCTTGAAGGCGAGCCGTTCGCGTTCGCGATCGACGATCAGCCGCAGCGCCACCGACTGCACGCGCCCCGCCGAGAGGCCGTTGCCGCCGACCTTGTTCCAGAGAATCGGCGAGACGGTATAGCCGACGAGCCGATCGAGAATCCGTCGGGTCTCCTGCGCATGGACCAGGTTCTCGTCGAGGTCACGCGGATGGGCGAGCGCGTCGAGGATCGCCTCCTTGGTGATCTCGTGGAACACCATCCGATGCACCGGCACCTTCGGCTGCAGCACCTCGAGCAGGTGCCACGAGATGCTCTCCCCCTCGCGGTCTTCGTCGGTCGCGAGGTAGAGGACGTCGGCATCCTTGAGCAGTTCCTTCAACTCGCGGATGGTGCCCTTCTTGTCGGGGGTCACGATGTAGAGCGGCTCGAACCCCTCGTCGACATTCACGCCGTACTTGGCCCACTTCTGGTCCTTGTACTTCGGCGGAATCTCGGCGGCCTTCCGGGGCAGGTCCCGGACGTGGCCCATCGAGGCCGCCACCGTGAAGCCCGCCGGCAGGAAGCCGCGAATCGTCTTGGCCTTGGTCGGCGACTCGACGATCACCAACGCACGACTGCCCAGCCCTCCGGAGGAGGACTTGGGGGCGGCGCGTTTGGTGGTGCGAGTGGCCATTGGGATGCCTGATGGAAAGTCGTGAGACGTGAAACGTGAAACGGTGTCATCCTGAGCGAAGCGACCCGAAGGGGCGCGCAGTCGAAGGACCTCTAACTGCCCCTAAATACCCCACCCCGTCGCCTTCCGGCAAGTGCCATCACCGCAAGTTATGTCTTTTCAACGCCTTACCAGCCGCCGTATTGCCTCGCCGCGACCACGATCGATTCGGCGGCGGCAGCAGGGGCCGCACGCCCCACGGCAACCTCGACGCCGGCCAGTCGGTACCAGCGTTCCCGCTCGACCAGCAGCTCCCGCAACGCCGCATCAGGATCGCGTCCCTCCAGCAACGGTCGACCCCCCTGGGCGGCCACCCTTCGCGCAGCATCGGCCGGATCCAGCGACATATATAGTACGAGTGCGAACGGCTCGGCTTCGAGGAGGTTGCCGGGCTGGGCAATCCACCCCCCACCGGCAGCGATCACCTGCGGCCCGTCGGCCAGGGCCGCCGCCATCGCCGCCCGCTCACGCAGCCGAAATCCCGCCTCACCTTCCTCGGCCCAGATCTCTGGAATGGTGCGTCCCGCCTCGGCGACGATCAGGTCGTCGAGGTCAGACCAGCGTGCCCCCAGCGCGGCGGCCACCAGCGGGCCGACGGTGCTCTTCCCCGCCCCCGGAAGGCCCACCAGGATCAGCGAGCGCGGCGTGCTCAGCGCTCCTCCTCCGGCGCCGGGGCATCACGCAATGCGGCCCAGCGCGCCCCCGCCGAGGCGAGGTAGCTGGCGTGGTTGCGCTGCATCTCCGCGAGCGAATCGCCGCCGAACTTCTCGATCATCGCATCGGCGAGCACGATTGCCACCAGCGCCTCCGCGATCACCCCCATCGCCGGGACCGCGGTCACGTCGGACCGCTCACTCACCGCGTTCGCCTCACCACCCGTCGCGAGGTTCACCGTCTTGAGCGGCGACATCAGCGTCGAGATCGGCTTCATCGCCACGCGCACCACCAGCGGCTCGCCGGTCGTCATCCCGCCCTCGAGCCCGCCGGCGTTGTTGCCGACGCGGCGGAACCCGGCGCGGGGGTCCGTCGACGCGCCCAGGCCTGCCGAGTGGGGACGCACCACCCCCCCCCCCGGCCCGGGCGCGCCGGGCGCGGGGGGGGGGGGGGGGGGGGGGGGCGCCGCCGGCGGCGGGGGCGGGGGGGGGGGGGGGGTTGGGCACGCGTCGCCCACCATCGACGATCCGTGCGCGTCGTTGGGTGTCGGGATCGTGGCCACGATCGGATCGTGAACCTCCGATCCCGGCCGCCGCGCCGCCTCGAACCCCAGCCCGATCTCGACGCCCTTCACCGCGGGAATCGACATCAGGATTCCCGCGAGCCGCCCGTCGAGCTTGCGATCCCAGCTGACATGCGAGCCGAGGCCCACAGGAAGCCCCTGCGCCACCACCTCGATCTCGCCGCCGAGAGTGTCGCCGTCCTGCTTGGCCTGGTCGATCCGCGCGATCATCGCCGCGCCGGCCACGGGGTCGAGCGTGCGCACCGGCGAGGCATCGGAAGCATCGTTGAGCGGCGTCGGCAACACCGCAGGCACCGTGGCGCGAATGCCGCCGAGCGAGACGAGATGCGAACCGATGTCGATCCCGAATTCGGCCAGCAGACGGCGTGCGACGGCACCCGCGGCAACGCGCGCCGCGGTCTCGCGGGCGGAGGCGCGCTCGAGGATGTCGCGCGCGTCGACGCGATCATACTTGAGGACGCCGACGAGATCGGCGTGGCCGGGGCGCGGGCGGGTCACGCGGCGGCGCCGCAGCTCCCCGGGCGTCCCCTCGGCCGACATCACCTCTTCCCAGTTGGCCCAGTCGCGATTGTGGATCAGCATCGCGATCGGCGAACCGATCGTCTCGCCGGCGCGCACGCCGGAAATCCACTCGATGCGGTCCTGCTCGATCTTCATCCGGGCGCCGCGGCCGTGGCCCTGCATGCGGCGGCCGAGGTCCTTGTCGACGGCGTCGGCGGAGATCGGCAATCCGGCGGGCACGCCCTCGACAAGCGCGAGCAGGGCCTTGCCGTGCGATTCACCGGCGGTGCGGAAGGTCAGTGGCATAGTGGAGGGAAGCTAACACCCGGGGGTGGTGGCGACGCGAGGGGGGCAAACGACAAGGCGCCCGGCCGAAGCCGGGCGCCCTGGTCCCGCGAGCCGCGTGGGCTCAGGGGACGATGTTCTGCGCGTCGTCCACGATCCGCGGCATGACCAGGATGATCAGGTCCTTGCGGTTCTCGCGATTCTCCGTGAAGGAGAAGAGGTTGCCGATGAACGGCAGCCCCGAGAGGAGCGGAATCCCGTTCCGGTTGCGCGTCACCGTGGTGATGGTCAGGCCGCCGAGCATCGCGGTCTCGCCATCGTTCACCAGCGTGCGGGTCTCGGCGTACTGCTTCGGAATCGTGAAGCCGAGGTCGGCCGCGGCGAGCGGCTGGATCGACGACCGCTCGGCCTTGATCTCCATCGAGATCTGCCGGTTGGCCGTGACGTGGGGGCGGACGATCAGCTTGATGCCCGTCTCCTTGAAGGTCACGTTGGCGCGCGGCGCCTGGTTGACCTGGCCGAACGACGAGGCGTCGATGACGCGGACCGGCGTTTCTTCACCGGACCAGATCGTCGCTTCGTTGTTGTCGAGCGTGTGGACCAACGGCGAGGCCTCGACGTCCGTCAGTTCAACCCGCTCGAGGGCGGAGAGGAACGAGGTGACCGAGAAGCCGCCGATCGCGGTCGAGAAGACCAGGTCGAGCGCGGAGCCCGAGATGAGTGCGTCGGCGTTGGAGATCGCGGAGACCGCGCTGCCGCCGAGGTTCACCACGTTCACGTTCGGGTTGTACGGCTGCCCGGTGAGCGGATCCGGACGCGACACCAGCTTGTTGAAGAACTGATCGGCGGTGCCGATGTCGTACTTCAGGCCGAGCTGCTGGAGGTCGGTGCGGTCGACGTAGATCAGCTTGGCCTGGATCGCCACGAGCGGCGTCCGGATGTCGAGCTGATCGACGAACTCGAGGATCCCCGGCATCCGCGTGCGCGTGTCGGTGATGATCAGCGAGTTGCTGGCCGAATCGGCGACGACCGAGCCACGATCCTTCAGCATCATCGCCTTGAGCGAATTGACGACGTCGCCGGCGCGGGCATAGTTCAGCCGCTTCTGACGGGTGTCGAGGACCTCGACGGCGTCGAGCTTGGCGAGTTCGGCCGGCGCGTCGACGCGGATGATCCCGCCGCGCATCTCCATCGCCGAGAGGCCCTGCTGGGCCAGCACCGCCTCGAAGGCGTACGGCCAGGGCTGGTTGATGATCGACATCGTGACGTCGCCGACCACGCCCTTCCCCGGCACGATCGAACGGCCCGAGAAGACGGCGAACTGGTTGAGGACGTCGCCGATCGGGGTCTTGTCGTAGGTGACCGAGATCGGGCGCATGTCCTGGCCCTGCTGCCCGGCCTGCGGCGTGATCGTGAGGCCGCTGGCGTAGCGGTCGCCACTCTGCGAATACGAGGCGGCGGCCGGACGCTCGCGCGTCGGTGCCCGGGTCGCGGCGGGCGGGGCGGCCGCATCGGCCAGCGCCTCCGACACGATGGTGACGCTCTTGGCGCCGCCCTGTCCGGCCGTCCACGAGGCGAACGGCTCGTCGGCGAAGGTGACGGTGATCACCCCCGGCACGTCGCGATTCACCGTGTAGCTCGGCAGGCGATCAAGCTCGAGCACGATGCGGACGACATCCGTGGTGTACTGATTCACCCGGACGTCGACCACGCGGCCGCGCTTGAGCCCGTCGTAGCGACCGAGGTCGCTGACCTTGGCGCCCTGGACGTCGAGCACCAGGCGGGCCGGATCGGGAAGCGTCG
The DNA window shown above is from Gemmatimonadota bacterium and carries:
- the topA gene encoding type I DNA topoisomerase codes for the protein MATRTTKRAAPKSSSGGLGSRALVIVESPTKAKTIRGFLPAGFTVAASMGHVRDLPRKAAEIPPKYKDQKWAKYGVNVDEGFEPLYIVTPDKKGTIRELKELLKDADVLYLATDEDREGESISWHLLEVLQPKVPVHRMVFHEITKEAILDALAHPRDLDENLVHAQETRRILDRLVGYTVSPILWNKVGGNGLSAGRVQSVALRLIVDRERERLAFKTGSYWDLTATLAHKSAEFEAGLVSLNGKRLATGKDFDEQTGRIAEGKDVLLLDEAQAGALVARLKDAPWRVESVEETPRTLRPYAPFTTSTLQQEANRKLRFGARRTMQVAQKLYENGYITYMRTDSTALSDQAIQAARANVTRLYGDEYLPPAPRVYANKVANAQEAHEAIRPAGSSFRTPEETRLGGEELALYSLIWKRTVASQMKDAKKTSTTAEIVVGEARFKASGIRTDFPGFLRAYVEGSDDPDAALEDRDNPLPPLKVGDAPTCTELEPVGHETKPPARYTEASLVKALEENGIGRPSTYASILGTIQERGYVVAQGQALVPTFTGFAVSDFLVRHFSELVDLAFTRKMEGRLDDIAGGDESWREYLGQFYSGPKGLAAQVEEKAKLPSNEGRTIALDGVEGIVRIGRFGAYIERELDGQMVKANLPADATPADLDPERIEQLLRQRAEGPASLGSHPDNGESIYLLDGQYGPYVQLGQQVEGSKEKPKRASLPKGVTPPQVTLEMAVGLLALPRLLGNHPVSGRPVKAGLGRFGPYILHDLGKGEAEFRSLKAGDDVLTVQLDRAVALLAEPKLGRGGRAAATPIREIGAHPTDGKPVQLFEGKYGPYVKHGDLNASVPKGVDPMTFALDAAVELIAEKGKAPKSLKAKGRTGAKKAAPRKKAAKKSAKKSAKKTAKKAT
- a CDS encoding shikimate kinase, with the translated sequence MGLPGAGKSTVGPLVAAALGARWSDLDDLIVAEAGRTIPEIWAEEGEAGFRLRERAAMAAALADGPQVIAAGGGWIAQPGNLLEAEPFALVLYMSLDPADAARRVAAQGGRPLLEGRDPDAALRELLVERERWYRLAGVEVAVGRAAPAAAAESIVVAARQYGGW
- the aroC gene encoding chorismate synthase; amino-acid sequence: MPLTFRTAGESHGKALLALVEGVPAGLPISADAVDKDLGRRMQGHGRGARMKIEQDRIEWISGVRAGETIGSPIAMLIHNRDWANWEEVMSAEGTPGELRRRRVTRPRPGHADLVGVLKYDRVDARDILERASARETAARVAAGAVARRLLAEFGIDIGSHLVSLGGIRATVPAVLPTPLNDASDASPVRTLDPVAGAAMIARIDQAKQDGDTLGGEIEVVAQGLPVGLGSHVSWDRKLDGRLAGILMSIPAVKGVEIGLGFEAARRPGSEVHDPIVATIPTPNDAHGSSMVGDACPTPPPPPPPPPAAPPPPPPPPAPGAPGPGGGVVRPHSAGLGASTDPRAGFRRVGNNAGGLEGGMTTGEPLVVRVAMKPISTLMSPLKTVNLATGGEANAVSERSDVTAVPAMGVIAEALVAIVLADAMIEKFGGDSLAEMQRNHASYLASAGARWAALRDAPAPEEER
- a CDS encoding AMIN domain-containing protein, encoding MMTRSLSWLLLPALVAAAPAPIRLLPDAAVTSLALSSGGGTARLAISVSGTVSVKESTLPDPARLVLDVQGAKVSDLGRYDGLKRGRVVDVRVNQYTTDVVRIVLELDRLPSYTVNRDVPGVITVTFADEPFASWTAGQGGAKSVTIVSEALADAAAPPAATRAPTRERPAAASYSQSGDRYASGLTITPQAGQQGQDMRPISVTYDKTPIGDVLNQFAVFSGRSIVPGKGVVGDVTMSIINQPWPYAFEAVLAQQGLSAMEMRGGIIRVDAPAELAKLDAVEVLDTRQKRLNYARAGDVVNSLKAMMLKDRGSVVADSASNSLIITDTRTRMPGILEFVDQLDIRTPLVAIQAKLIYVDRTDLQQLGLKYDIGTADQFFNKLVSRPDPLTGQPYNPNVNVVNLGGSAVSAISNADALISGSALDLVFSTAIGGFSVTSFLSALERVELTDVEASPLVHTLDNNEATIWSGEETPVRVIDASSFGQVNQAPRANVTFKETGIKLIVRPHVTANRQISMEIKAERSSIQPLAAADLGFTIPKQYAETRTLVNDGETAMLGGLTITTVTRNRNGIPLLSGLPFIGNLFSFTENRENRKDLIILVMPRIVDDAQNIVP